The DNA window acatAAATGTCACACATATATAGGTGTAGGCATACATAAAGAAGGGTCCCTTTATTAGCTTCTGTTGGTATATATTGTCAGCAGCTGATACCAAAGTCTGGAACTCAGTTACCTGATATGAAGGAGACAGTATATCAGTCTAGTAGAAGAGGAAGACTTTCTGAACACTgacttaaaattaaacaaatttaaaatatgcCATTAATATTCATTTAATAATGGTCCATGTAATGTAACAGAGCGACAATCCCAATAACTTCTGCAAAACAAGTACATATCACCTCCAAATATAATTCTTAAATGTGAAAATCACAAATTctaattaattagtactactattacatTAATTTTCCCATCTAAACACTCAAGATTAATTTACTACTATTTTCTTACACATTAGCGTTAATTGGCTCTGATATTTCGATACTAGGATTTCATCTATTTACCTTATTTTCTAATAAATCTCCAATTTTCTAAAGATGCTTAATTTGAAGAGTTGGAACACTTGATAAGATTTGAGGAAGTAATATTTAGAAAGTTTCCCTTGGCAAATTAATCATAACTAATTAATCATCGCAGGAAGAACAACAAAGCCTAATTTGGTGAAACCTCAATATATAAGAAAAGGCAAAATtcatgaaaatttgaaataaatttgTACAAAATGTAAACATGAAGATCGAGCAAAGCCAAAATAGagtaaacaacaaaaaataccaTTTCCTAAGTATTGCGAAGTTGAACGAACTCATCATTACAATCACGAAAAGAAACTGAAAAATGGTGCCAAAAGCAACTTTACCTATTAGTACAATTTTGTTTCATCAAATTGGCCTAATAATCGcaccaaattaattaaaaaagaaaaaaatttaaaacaacacactgaaaagaaaagattaCAGATTCATCTGAACATGAAATCAcaatagaagaagaagaacattCTCATCGCCATAAAACCCTAAAGCAACAATTTCAAGGAATTGAAGAATAGTTTGATAAATCACTCCATGCCTGAATTCCACTGCTCCAACCGCTTCCGTTATCCTCATTAACGCCGTTACTCGTCGCTGCTGCATTTCCACCATAAGAATAAGAAGAATTATCGAAAAACCACTCCGTTGAGAGATTTCCACCGTCGTCGATTTTCCTCGGCGCTTTGATCGGAACCTCCAGATCCTGAAACAAAATTGGCTGCGGTTTCACAGTTTtctgattattattattatgatcgGGTGGTGAAAGCATCGCCAATCTCTGCTTCTGCAGCTTCCAGTGAAGATCTTGATTGATACAGCTCAGTGATTCCATGGATGAGGCGAGGCTGCTGCGAAACCCCAATTCTGGATTCGGAGGGTTGTTGTTTCCGGAGAGATCGAATCCGATCAACGGAGCAGCGGAAGGCATTTCGAAGGCGTAGCAAGGGTTTAGGGAGATTGCGGTGGAGATGTTCGACGAATTGTCGAAGTGGCTGTTGAGAAGAGAGGTGGCGGGAAAATTGAGCTGGAAGTCCATGGTGGGTGCGACGCCCTTGAAGAATTTCAATCCGTCGTCGGCGGAGGGCGGCGGGGAGGTCCTGGATTTCTTGTTTTTGCGGCAGCTGCCGCCGATGGGGACGCTGCGGAGGGCGCCGCCTTTGGTCCAGTAGCGGCGGCAGGTCTTGCAGAAGTGGCGGGGCTGGGTGAGGCTGTAGTTGTTGTAGTAGCAGAATTTGGTGTTTGGGGAATCGCAGCGCGGGCAGCGGAGGGATGGCTCTTGGGGGCGGGCGGTTTTCCGGTGAGTGGAGGTTGGGGTTTCGTCTCTTCCGGCGGGTGACATGGTGGGAAACCCTAGTTGATTAAATTAGATTAAAATTGGGGGAGGAGAGGGGATTGTGTGTTTTATAGGGAGAAATGGGAAATCAGTTGTGGGGATTGAGTTTGCTTATGGAGAAGGGAAATGGAATTCATTTGTTTCATGCATCAAGTTGATGGACAAGGAGAGGATGTTGATGGACTCTTGTGATCTTCATCAACAAATGTATCTGATGGAATATAATAAAGGGAGTGATAGAGGGATCTCTTTCCAACTGGCACTTAGTATTTGTGTTTGCCCCATTATCATTAAATCATTAATTTTTATCTAATTTACTATAGAATTTTAATCGTGTTTCTTTTGTGAATACgatttaagaaataatatttaaacattaatagaagatagaataaagtatgaaaaaaatcaaagtaaAAAAAGTAACTAAGGAGTGTTttattagaaaagaaaatgattcaCAAATATGTGAGTAGTTCCAATTATGAATACGAATCGTTTATGATGAGATGAATTGAATAAGGTGTTTTACgattatttttgtaataaaaaCCCCTTCAATTTTTTGGCCGACCGACCCCAAATTTCACCTAGAATATAGTTGCCATTAAATTGCAAGTAAAATTTTATCGCCCTAATTAGCAAATGCTAGATCTTGATGCATATAGCAATATATATGTATCCGTCCAAGCCTAAAATTTGAGTACTGATTCAAGACAAGGAATTTAAAAATTTAGGAATCTAATTGCAACAAAAATTGATTACTACAACTGTCCTTCTTATCTATGGTGTCAAAGTCTAgagggaaaaattgaaaaatgagtgAAAGTTGGTTATATAAATGAGAATTAATACTTCAGTAGATTTGTAGTAGTATCATTTTGTACATGAGAGATTACTTCTATTTTCAAAATCAGATCATACTTTGGTTTTAAGTCTAAAATAATCCAAACTCTTGCTGTACCAGATAATATTGCTGGTAATCTACATGAAATAAAGCTGAAAGGTGTTATTTCCAATCGGcgccgattttttattttaacaaaATCATAACATTTTTCAATTGTCCAATACAgttaaaattttgatgaaatttgTTATATAAATCATATTTTTAGTTAACTTTTGTATAAATCTAGCATTATTCCATATTATGATGGTTAATTTTAGATGATTATTATGAAATTGGTGAATATATAATGACGAAAAGATAAAATTCACaacaaattttatcaaaattttatttgtatGAGATAATTGAAAAACCTACTACAGTTGTGATTTAATTAaccaaaaattataatttaaatggcAACTTTCTCTTTTGTAAATTAAAGGTATTCGTATGTATCCTCTACGTCGTGTAATGGATTTTGGATGGTGTATAAATCCATGTCTGGGCAAGAGACAAACAAGAAGATATAGATGACTGATGAGGCAGACACATCTATAGTCCTAAGGAATAAATGATAACTGAAAATGAAAGCTATGACGCGAAATTAGATTCTCTATTTGTTTTTACCTTATTATAGGTCATTTGagtgtgtgatttttttatacGCTTGGCAGCAATTATTATGATCCTGACAATTATGATAGATTTATAATCTAACCTACCTCTCTCTAGATTAATtcttatagtattaaattatcCTTACAAAAAATATTACATTAGTATAGTCTTCATTATATAatgatattaatttaaatttatttttttaataattcatgaatcagagtagttaatTTTATGCACCACTCAATCTGAATGTGTTTATAAATCAttaaagatactccctccgtccaccatttaaagggccattttgactcggcactgagttttatgaaattgtttgactttgtaaagaaaaagtaaatggagaaagtgagtggaatgtgagacccatttaaagtattagttttatattagattgtgagtgtaaaaagttgcTGGGATGTATGATCCACATACTAAAattggaataaagtaaatagtTCTATAAATCGTGAACAAATCAAAATGGCAAAAATGTTCTTTAAAtgatggacggatggagtagtaagtaattttaaaaaaaaattgacactGTAACGCCTAATACTAGCTAGTCGAAGAGTACAAGACCAAACCCGAGCTTTCAATTTTTGGGCTAATTTCAAGAACCCAACGCATCATACGTATATTGATGTGGTTATTAAGGAGTATTGATTTTCAATCTCATTAATTAACTATGTACATATCATGAATGTAACTAGGTACTTATATTGATGTGGCCTCCAGATTCTGTAGCTTGAACACGAAGTGATTGTGTGTGTAGCTCATAGAACCAGCCGGATTCAGGCTTGAATGTTTAAATTGCCTATGGAGTCGAgttatttcatttaaaaaataaaatattcaatcattcTTAGTACTTTATTTCATTATCTAATTTACTGTCTCTTACTATCCCCtaagtattatttaattttaatttcatttaatccATTCAACCCAATTTCTTAATATTTGTGTCCAAAAATTTTATACCAACTTAATTGCTGATAGAGAAGGAATATataacatttaaaaattaaagaataaaacatattaaaaaatgaaaatggaacATATATAAAGTAGGATAAAATGATTAAGTTGGTACAAAATTTTTGAACACAAATATTAAGAAATTGGGTTGAATggattaaatgaaattaaaattaaataacacttaggaaatagtaaaagatAGTAAATTAGATAATGAAATAAAGTACTAAgaatgattgaatattttattttttaaatgaaataacTCGACTCCATAGGCAATTTAAACATTCAACGCAGTatcattttttgtttataagcCTGAATCCGGCTGGTTCTATGAGCCACACACACAATCACTTCGTGTTCAAGCTACAGACACCGGGTTAATAGGTTTTTTAGGAGcacttaaaacatactccctccgtcccaattgTTGTCGAAAATGATTGTTAACTGTGATACAAATATACACTAACCGGgcaatacaacccaatgaagaatggagaaattaaacggaacaaactgaattgaaattacaaagaagaattcgaaacaataaaccgtaaagatgtaagccgagtcgaggagtcctctttccgcaagacgagatacgccccggtagtgctctcggtttggcgtgtcgtccccaaagataaaacggcttcgtcttgttcattgcagcaccgcagacgaaacaagctccggcgaactagatgatggcgagggcagagcttcgacgggaagactatccagagagagggagagagctatgcaaatgTGTTGTGTGTCTAATTTTTGTGTGCAATGCATGAAGtgactgcctatttataggccaagtccacccgcaaGAGCATTGATGGAGTGAACAGTCAtcatgtgtgccatgatggcttgactgtaaccgtcgggggttactgactggtgcactagtcagtgggagctgaagacaTACGatgcacctggacatgctacacgacgggatacaccatggacagtcggggtccatcggggaccttttgtcttccgttatgcgtcggggtccagcggggaccttttgactcccgttgtgagtcggggtccaacggggaccttttgtctccaattgtgcgtcggggtccagcgggaaccttttgtctcccgtcatgcgtcggggtccagcgtgATCATGACGTGGActaggacccgtcggggatagcatGGAGTTtagggtggtctaaaaagaacaagcgaggctcgaaccacgctcaacgaccagctccaaagaacagcccaaagaccaaggcacaaggcacaaggcacaaggcacccggTGCGCTGGTCGCGGCTCGCGGGCAGGCGGCGGTGGCGCGCgggtgggctctgtcacccgtcttattccacgataattattacacataataattcatctgattaaatacttcatcaaagaagtttatcatccccgatgtgggataattaacacttagttaattaatcccttaatTTTTCTCATAACtaatttctagctttattgtgaccaactttaatatattatttctcactcacctggaatcggatttgagaaaatgaatatactacgatCATCTACTCAGAaagtagatcgacgttattgcatttaatttcacaaaattaaatgtcttataacatttattattagtcaaagtcattcgaccaagcacgattccaacaccaataaatataaaacgtttgcttttcggcatgaaattttatgtagtgttattttgtgagttaaagaagagagagtaaagtaatagagagggaaaagtagagataaaattatttatatcttaggaaacgttttatttttaacgGGATAACCAGTGGCGAAGCCTTGTTGGGGCCTGGGGTGCCCTATCCCCCATCACCTttaccaaacacccccacactttgaggtatttgtaggttGACTTCCTtctcttccacaactcataaggagtgacatccttacttttgagtgggattttgtttaggatgtagttgaCTGTCAAAACAGT is part of the Salvia splendens isolate huo1 chromosome 22, SspV2, whole genome shotgun sequence genome and encodes:
- the LOC121786383 gene encoding dof zinc finger protein DOF5.7-like, with translation MSPAGRDETPTSTHRKTARPQEPSLRCPRCDSPNTKFCYYNNYSLTQPRHFCKTCRRYWTKGGALRSVPIGGSCRKNKKSRTSPPPSADDGLKFFKGVAPTMDFQLNFPATSLLNSHFDNSSNISTAISLNPCYAFEMPSAAPLIGFDLSGNNNPPNPELGFRSSLASSMESLSCINQDLHWKLQKQRLAMLSPPDHNNNNQKTVKPQPILFQDLEVPIKAPRKIDDGGNLSTEWFFDNSSYSYGGNAAATSNGVNEDNGSGWSSGIQAWSDLSNYSSIP